Proteins encoded within one genomic window of Macaca thibetana thibetana isolate TM-01 chromosome 3, ASM2454274v1, whole genome shotgun sequence:
- the SON gene encoding protein SON isoform X2, whose translation MATNIEQIFRSFVVSKFREIQQELSSGRNEGQLNGETNTPIEGNQAGDAAASARSLPNEEIVQKIEEVLSGVLDTELRYKPDLKEASRKSRCVSVQTDPTDEIPTKKSKKHKKHKNKKKKKKKEKEKKYKRQPEESEAKTKSHHDGNIDLESDSFLKFDSEPSAMALELPTRAVGLSETNESPAVVLEPPVVSVEVPEPHILETLKPATKTAELSVASTSVISEQSEQSVAVTPEPSMTKILDSFAAAPVPTTTVVLKSSEPVVTMSVEYQMKSVLKSVESTSPEPSKIMLVEPPVAKVLEPSETLVVSSETPTEVYPEPSTSTTMDFPESSAIEALRLPEQPVDVPSEIADSSMTRPQELPELPKTTALELQESSVASAMELPGPPATSMPELQGPPVTPVPELPGPSATPVPELPGPLSTPVPELPGPPATAVPELPGPSVTPVPQLSQELPGLPAPSMGLEPPQEVPEPPVMAQELPGLPLVTAAVELPEQPAVTVAMELTEQPVTTTELEQPVGMTTVEHPGHPEVTTATGLLGQPEATMVLELPGQPVATTALELPGQPSVTGVPELPGLPSATRALELSGQPVATGALELPGPLMAAGALEFSGQSGAAGALELLGQPLATGVLELPGQPGAPELPGQPVATVALEISVQSVVTTSELSTMTVSQSLEVPSTTALESYNTVAQELPTTLVGETSVTVGVDPLMAPESHMLASNTMETHILASNTMDSQMLASNTMDSQMLASNTMDSQMLASSTMDSQMLATSTMDSQMLATSSMDSQMLATSTMDSQMLATSSMDSQMLATSSMDSQMLATSSMDSQMLATSSMDSQMLATSTMDSQMLATSTMDSQMLATSSMDSQMLASGTMDSQMLASGTMDAQMLASGTMDAQMLASSTQDSAMLGSKSPDPYRLAQDPYRLAQDPYRLGHDPYRLGHDAYRLGQDPYRLGHDPYRLTPDPYRMSPRPYRIAPRSYRIAPRPYRLAPRPLMLASRRSMMMSYAAERSMMSSYERSMMSYERSMMSPMAERSMMSAYERSMMSAYERSMMSPMAERSMMSAYERSMMSAYERSMMSPMADRSMMSMGADRSMMSSYSAADRSMMSSYSAADRSMMSSYTADRSMMSMAADSYTDSYTDTYTEAYMVPPLPPEEPPTMPPLPPEEPPMTPPLPPEEPPEGPALPTEQSALTAENTWPAEVPSLPSEESVSQPEPPVSQSEISEPSAVPTDYSLSASDPSVLVSEATVTVPEPPPEPESSITSTPVESAVVAEEHEVVPERPVTCMVSETPTVSAEPTVVASEPPVLSETAETFESMRASGYVASEVSTSLLEPAVTTPVLAESILEPPDMAVPESSAMAVLESSAVTVLESSTVTVLESSTVTVLEPSVVTVPEPPVVAEPDYITIPVPVVSVLEPSVPVLEPAVSVLQPSMIVSEPSVSVQESTVTVSEPAVTVSEQTQVIPTEVAIESTPMILESSIMSSHVMKGINLPSGDQNLAPEIGMPEIPLHSGEEPHAEVHLKSDSYESEHGINIDLNINNHLIAKEMEHNTVCAASTSPVGEIGEEKILPTSETKQCTVLDTYPGVSEADAGETLSSTGSLALEPDATGTSKGIEFITTSTLSSVNKYDIDVSLTTQDTEHDMVISTSPSGGSEADIEGPLPAKDIHLDLPSNNNLVSKDTEEPLPVKESDQTLAALLSPKESSGGEKEVPPPPKETLSDSGFSANIEDINEADLVRPLLPKDMERLTSLRAGIEGPLLASDVGRDKSAASPVVSSMPERASESSSEEKDDYEIFVKVKDTHEKSKKNKNRDKGEKEKKRDSSLRSRSKRSKSSEHKSRKRTSESRSRARKRSSKSKSHRSQTRSRSRSRRRRRSSRSRSKSRGRRSVSKEKRKRSPKHRSKSRERKRKRSSSRDNRKTVRARSRTPSRRSRSHTPSRRRRSRSVGRRRSFSISPSRRSRTPSRRSRTPSRRSRTPSRRSRTPSRRSRTPSRRSRTPSRRRRSRSVVRRRSFSISPVRLRRSRTPLRRRFSRSPIRRKRSRSSERGRSPKRLTDLDKAQLLEIAKANAAAMCAKAGVPLPPNLKPAPPPTIEEKVAKKSGGATIEELTEKCKQIAQSKEDDDVIVNKPHVSDEEEEEPPFYHHPFKLSEPKPIFFNLNIAAAKPTPPKSQVTLTKEFPVSSGSQHRKKEADSVYGEWVPVEKNGEENKDDDNVFSSNLPSEPVDISTAMSERALAQKRLSENAFDLEAMSMLNRAQERIDAWAQLNSIPGQFTGSTGVQVLTQEQLANTGAQAWIKKDQFLRAAPVTGGMGAVLMRKMGWREGEGLGKNKEGNKEPILVDFKTDRKGLVAVGERAQKRSGNFSAAMKDLSGKHPVSALMEICNKRRWQPPEFLLVHDSGPDHRKHFLFRVLRNGSPYQPNCMFFLNRY comes from the exons ATGGCGACCAACATCGAGCAGATTTTTAGGTCTTTCGTGGTCAGCAAATTCCGGGAAATTCAACAGGAGCTTTCCAG TGGAAGGAATGAAGGCCAGCTGAATGGTGAAACAAATACACCCATTGAAGGAAACCAGGCGGGTGATGCAGCTGCCTCTGCCAGGAGTCTACCAAATGAAGAAATAGTGCAGAAGATAGAGGAAGTACTTTCTGGGGTCTTAGATACAGAACTACGATATAAGCCAG ACTTGAAAGAGGCCTCCAGAAAAAGTAGATGTGTATCTGTACAAACAGATCCTACTGATGAAATTCCCactaaaaagtcaaagaagcataaaaagcataaaaacaaaaagaagaaaaagaagaaagaaaaggaaaaaaaatataaaagacagcCAGAAGAATCTGAGGCAAAGACGAAATCTCATCATGATGGGAACATAGATTTAGAATCTGATTCCTTTTTAAAGTTTGATTCTGAACCTTCAGCTATGGCGCTGGAGCTTCCTACAAGAGCAGTTGGCCTGTCTGAGACCAATGAATCCCCTGCAGTTGTGCTAGAACCTCCTGTAGTATCAGTGGAGGTACCAGAGCCACACATCTTAGAAACTCTGAAGCCAGCTACAAAAACTGCAGAACTGTCAGTTGCATCTACATCAGTAATCTCAGAGCAGTCAGAGCAGTCTGTGGCAGTAACGCCGGAACCATCCATGACAAAGATTCTGGATTCCTTTGCAGCAGCACCAGTGCCTACTACAACAGTGGTGTTGAAGTCATCTGAGCCAGTCGTAACAATGTCAGTGGAGTATCAGATGAAGTCTGTGCTGAAATCTGTGGAGAGCACATCTCCAGAGCCATCCAAGATCATGTTGGTAGAGCCCCCAGTAGCAAAAGTGTTAGAGCCTTCAGAAACCCTTGTGGTATCATCAGAGACACCTACTGAGGTGTACCCTGAGCCAAGCACATCAACAACAATGGATTTTCCAGAGTCATCTGCAATTGAAGCGCTAAGATTGCCAGAGCAGCCTGTAGACGTACCATCGGAGATTGCAGATTCATCCATGACAAGACCGCAGGAGTTGCCGGAGCTGCCTAAGACCACAGCGTTGGAGCTGCAGGAGTCGTCGGTGGCCTCAGCGATGGAGTTGCCGGGGCCACCTGCGACCTCCATGCCGGAGTTGCAGGGGCCCCCTGTGACTCCAGTGCCGGAGTTACCTGGGCCCTCTGCTACCCCGGTGCCAGAGTTGCCAGGGCCCCTTTCTACCCCAGTGCCTGAGTTGCCAGGGCCCCCTGCGACAGCAGTGCCTGAGTTGCCAGGGCCCTCTGTGACACCAGTGCCACAGTTGTCGCAGGAATTGCCAGGGCTTCCAGCACCATCCATGGGGTTGGAGCCACCACAGGAGGTACCAGAGCCACCTGTGATGGCACAGGAGTTGCCAGGGCTGCCTTTGGTGACAGCAGCAGTAGAGTTGCCAGAGCAGCCTGCGGTAACAGTAGCAATGGAGTTGACCGAACAACCTGTGACGACGACAGAGTTGGAGCAGCCTGTGGGGATGACAACGGTGGAACATCCTGGGCATCCTGAGGTGACAACGGCAACCGGGTTGCTGGGGCAGCCTGAGGCAACGATGGTGCTGGAGTTGCCAGGACAGCCAGTGGCAACAACAGCGCTGGAGTTGCCGGGGCAGCCTTCGGTGACTGGGGTGCCAGAGTTGCCAGGGCTGCCTTCGGCAACTAGGGCACTGGAGTTGTCGGGGCAGCCTGTGGCAACTGGGGCACTAGAGTTGCCTGGGCCGCTCATGGCAGCTGGGGCACTGGAGTTCTCGGGGCAGTCTGGGGCAGCTGGAGCACTGGAGCTTTTGGGGCAGCCTCTGGCAACAGGGGTGCTGGAGTTGCCAGGGCAGCCTGGGGCGCCAGAGTTGCCTGGGCAGCCTGTGGCAACTGTGGCGCTGGAGATCTCTGTTCAGTCTGTGGTGACAACATCGGAGCTGTCAACGATGACCGTGTCGCAGTCCCTGGAGGTGCCCTCGACGACAGCGCTGGAATCCTATAATACGGTAGCACAGGAGCTGCCTACTACATTAGTGGGGGAGACTTCTGTAACAGTAGGAGTGGATCCCTTGATGGCCCCAGAATCCCATATGTTAGCTTCTAACACCATGGAGACCCATATATTAGCATCCAACACCATGGACTCCCAAATGCTAGCGTCCAACACCATGGACTCCCAGATGCTAGCATCCAACACCATGGACTCCCAGATGTTAGCGTCTAGCACCATGGACTCCCAGATGTTAGCAACTAGTACCATGGACTCCCAAATGTTAGCAACTAGCTCCATGGACTCCCAGATGTTAGCAACTAGCACTATGGACTCCCAGATGTTAGCAACCAGTTCCATGGACTCCCAGATGTTAGCAACCAGCTCCATGGACTCCCAGATGTTAGCAACCAGCTCCATGGACTCCCAGATGTTAGCAACCAGCTCCATGGACTCCCAGATGTTAGCAACCAGCACCATGGATTCTCAGATGTTAGCAACCAGCACCATGGACTCCCAGATGTTAGCAACTAGCTCAATGGATTCCCAGATGTTAGCATCTGGCACTATGGACTCTCAAATGTTAGCTTCTGGCACCATGGATGCTCAGATGTTAGCGTCTGGTACCATGGATGCCCAGATGTTAGCATCTAGTACCCAAGATTCTGCTATGTTGGGTTCAAAATCTCCTGATCCCTATAGGTTAGCTCAGGATCCTTACAGGTTAGCTCAGGATCCCTATAGGTTGGGCCATGACCCCTATAGATTAGGTCATGATGCTTACAGGTTAGGACAGGACCCTTATAGATTAGGCCATGATCCCTACAGACTAACTCCTGATCCCTATAGGATGTCACCTAGACCCTATAGGATAGCACCCAGGTCCTATAGAATAGCACCCAGGCCATATAGGTTAGCACCTAGACCCCTGATGTTAGCATCTAGACGTTCTATGATGATGTCCTATGCTGCAGAACGTTCCATGATGTCATCTTACGAACGTTCTATGATGTCTTATGAGCGGTCTATGATGTCCCCTATGGCTGAGCGCTCTATGATGTCAGCCTACGAGCGCTCTATGATGTCAGCCTATGAGCGCTCTATGATGTCCCCTATGGCCGAGCGCTCTATGATGTCAGCTTATGAACGCTCTATGATGTCAGCTTATGAACGCTCCATGATGTCCCCAATGGCTGATCGATCTATGATGTCCATGGGTGCCGACCGGTCTATGATGTCGTCATACTCTGCTGCTGACCGGTCTATGATGTCATCGTACTCTGCAGCTGACCGATCTATGATGTCATCTTATACTGCTGATCGTTCAATGATGTCTATGGCTGCTGATTCTTACACCGATTCTTACACTGACACATATACAGAGGCATATATGGTGCCACCTTTGCCTCCTGAAGAGCCCCCAACAATGCCACCGTTGCCACCTGAGGAGCCACCAATGACACCACCGTTGCCTCCTGAGGAACCACCAGAGGGTCCAGCATTGCCCACTGAGCAGTCAGCATTAACAGCTGAAAATACGTGGCCTGCAGAGGTGCCATCATTACCTTCTGAAGAGTCTGTATCGCAGCCTGAGCCTCCTGTGAGTCAAAGTGAGATTTCAGAGCCTTCAGCAGTGCCTACTGATTATTCATTGTCAGCATCAGATCCCTCAGTTTTAGTATCAGAGGCTACTGTGACTGTTCCAGAACCACCGCCAGAGCCAGAATCTTCAATTACATCAACACCTGTAGAGTCTGCGGTAGTAGCAGAAGAACATGAAGTTGTTCCAGAGAGACCAGTGACTTGTATGGTGTCTGAAACTCCCACAGTGTCAGCTGAACCAACTGTGGTAGCATCAGAGCCTCCTGTTTTGTCAGAGACAGCAGAAACATTTGAATCCATGAGAGCCTCAGGATATGTTGCCTCAGAGGTATCTACATCCTTGTTGGAGCCAGCAGTAACTACTCCAGTGCTGGCAGAGAGCATTCTGGAGCCTCCAGACATGGCTGTCCCAGAGTCTTCGGCTATGGCTGTCCTGGAGTCTTCGGCTGTGACCGTCCTGGAGTCTTCAACTGTGACCGTCCTGGAGTCTTCGACTGTGACTGTCCTGGAGCCTTCGGTTGTGACTGTCCCGGAGCCTCCTGTTGTGGCTGAGCCAGACTATATTACCATTCCTGTGCCAGTTGTTTCTGTGCTGGAGCCTTCTGTGCCTGTCTTGGAACCAGCGGTGTCAGTCCTTCAACCTTCTATGATTGTTTCAGAACCATCTGTTTCTGTCCAGGAGTCTACTGTGacagtttcagagcctgctgtcACTGTCTCAGAGCAGACTCAAGTAATACCAACTGAGGTGGCTATAGAGTCCACACCAATGATACTGGAATCTAGTATCATGTCATCACATGTTATGAAAGGAATTAATCTACCCTCTGGTGATCAAAATCTTGCTCCAGAGATTGGCATGCCGGAGATTCCTTTGCATTCAGGTGAAGAGCCACATGCTGAGGTACACCTGAAAAGTGACTCTTATGAAAGTGAACATGGTATAAATATAGACCTTAATATAAATAATCATTTAATTGCTAAAGAAATGGAACATAATACAGTGTGTGCTGCTAGTACTAGTCCTGTTGGGGAAATTGGTGAAGAGAAAATTTTGCCCACCAGTGAGACTAAACAGTGCACAGTATTGGATACCTACCCTGGTGTTAGtgaagctgatgcaggagaaacTCTATCTTCTACTGGTTCTCTTGCTCTGGAACCTGATGCAACAGGAACTAGTAAGGGTATTGAATTTATCACAACATCTACTCTCAGTTCAGTTAATAAATATGATATTGATGTATCTTTAACTACTCAAGATACTGAACATGACATGGTAATTTCCACCAGTCCTAGTGGTGGTAGTGAAGCTGACATTGAAGGGCCTTTGCCTGCTAAAGATATTCATCTTGATTTACCATCTAATAATAACCTTGTTAGTAAGGATACAGAAGAACCATTACCTGTAAAAGAGAGTGACCAGACATTAGCAGCTCTGCTCAGCCCTAAAGAAAGtagtggaggagaaaaagaagtacCTCCCCCTCCTAAAGAGACACTGTCTGATTCAGGATTTTCTGCCAATATTGAGGATATTAATGAAGCAGATTTAGTGAGACCATTACTTCCTAAGGACATGGAACGTCTTACAAGCCTTAGAGCTGGCATTGAAGGACCTTTACTTGCAAGTGATGTTGGACGTGACAAATCTGCTGCCAGCCCGGTTGTAAGTAGTATGCCAGAAAGAGCTTCAGAGTCGTCTTCAGAGGAAAAAGATGATTATGAAATTTTTGTAAAAGTTAAGGACACTcatgaaaaaagcaagaaaaataagaaccGTGATAAgggtgagaaagagaagaaaagagactcTTCATTAAGATCTCGAAGTAAGCGTTCCAAGTCTTCTGAACACAAATCACGCAAGCGTACCAGTGAATCTCGTTCTCGGGCAAGGAAGAGATCATCTAAGTCCAAGTCTCATCGCTCTCAAACACGTTCACGGTCACGTTCAAGAcgcaggaggaggagcagcagatCAAGATCAAAGTCTAGAGGAAGACGATCTGTATCAAAAGAGAAGCGCAAAAGATCTCCAAAGCACAGATCCAAGtctagggaaaggaaaagaaaaagatcaagcTCCAGGGATAACCGAAAGACAGTTAGAGCTCGAAGTCGAACCCCAAGTCGCCGGAGTCGGAGTCATACTCCAAGTCGTCGACGAAGGTCTAGATCTGTGGGTAGGAGAAGGAGCTTTAGCATTTCCCCAAGCCGCCGGAGCCGCACCCCAAGCCGCCGCAGCCGTACCCCCAGCCGCCGGAGCCGCACCCCCAGCCGTCGAAGCCGTACCCCCAGCCGCCGGAGCCGCACCCCCAGTCGTCGGAGCCGCACCCCAAGCCGCCGGAGAAGATCGAGGTCTGTGGTAAGACGACGAAGCTTCAGTATCTCACCAGTCAGATTAAGGCGATCAAGGACACCCTTGAGAAGAAGGTTTAGCAGATCTCCCATCCGTCGTAAAAGATCCAGGTCTTCTGAACGAGGCAGATCACCCAAACGTCTGACAGATTTGG aTAAGGCTCAATTACTTGAAATAGCCAAAGCTAATGCAGCTGCCATGTGTGCTAAGGCTGGTGTCCCTTTACCGCCAAACCTAAAGCCTGCACCTCCACCTACTATAGAAGAGAAAGTTGCTAAAAAGTCAGGAGGAGCTACTATAGAAGAACTAACTGAG aaatgtaaacagaTCGCACAGAGTAAAGAAGATGATGATGTAATAGTGAATAAACCTCATGTTTcggatgaagaggaagaagaacctCCTTTTTATCATCATCCCTTTAAACTCAGTGAACCCAAACCTATTTTTTTCAATCTGAAT attgcTGCAGCAAAACCAACTCCACCAAAAAGCCAGGTAACATTAACAAAAGAATTCCCTGTATCATCTGGATCTCAACATCGGAAAAAAGAAGCGGATAGTGTTTATGGAGAATGGGTTCCTGTAGAGAAAAAtggtgaagaaaacaaagatgatgATAATGTTTTCAGCAGCAATTTGCCCTCAGAG CCTGTGGACATCTCTACAGCAATGAGTGAACGAGCACTTGCTCAGAAAAGACTCAGTGAGAATGCATTTGACCTTGAAGCCATGAGCATGTTAAATAGAGCTCAGGAAAGG ATTGATGCCTGGGCTCAGCTGAACTCTATTCCTGGCCAGTTCACAGGAAGTACAGGAGTACAGGTTTTGACACAAGAACAGTTGGCCAATACTGGTGCCCAAGCCTGGATTAAAAAG GATCAGTTCTTAAGAGCAGCCCCGGTAACTGGAGGAATGGGAGCCGTTTTGATGAGAAAAATGGgctggagagaaggagaaggattaggaaaaaacaaagaaggcaaTAAGGAACCCATTCTAGTTGATTTTAAGACAGACCGAAAAG